One stretch of Lacrimispora sphenoides DNA includes these proteins:
- a CDS encoding PTS sugar transporter subunit IIC produces the protein MDKLMNWLQDTIIPPLSRLGNQRHLVAVRNGLTLTLPAIISGSIFLIIGNIPIESWTNFLAPYEDMINAAVGVSFGIISLLAAIGIGYELSKSYDLDAISGAGLSVMAFITTQLSDGFVIDPAGFDSTGLFTAIIAGIVTTEIYHFCIKKNWVFKLPEGVPPAVSNSFVSLIPAMLILVLFWTIRVPLHFNITEFIQSIFSPLLHALNSLPGILLYTFLVSLLWCAGIHGDMTLEGVADPIFLAFVAANASAYAKGEALPYITASGFSSLFVNVGGTGATLTLVLLMIFSKSKTYKELGKVALPGSIFEINEPVIFGFPIIMNPLMMIPFILIPLVLAASSYFLMSIGLVGRPMMMVPWTMPPIIGPLMATGWDIRAAIWSALEIVIAIVIYMPFFKIAEKQMLENENHTLETTDIEVDGVAEN, from the coding sequence ATGGATAAATTGATGAACTGGTTGCAAGACACAATTATACCGCCATTGTCAAGATTGGGGAATCAAAGACATTTGGTAGCGGTACGTAATGGTTTAACCTTAACATTACCGGCAATCATAAGCGGAAGTATTTTTCTTATCATAGGAAATATTCCAATTGAAAGCTGGACTAATTTTTTAGCACCTTATGAAGACATGATTAATGCTGCCGTCGGTGTATCGTTTGGCATTATTTCACTTTTAGCAGCGATTGGAATCGGTTATGAGCTAAGTAAAAGCTATGACCTTGATGCTATTTCCGGTGCGGGCTTGTCGGTAATGGCTTTTATTACCACTCAGCTTTCAGACGGCTTTGTCATTGATCCTGCAGGCTTTGATTCTACGGGACTATTTACAGCGATTATTGCGGGAATTGTTACGACTGAAATTTATCATTTCTGCATAAAAAAGAATTGGGTATTTAAGCTGCCTGAGGGTGTGCCGCCAGCAGTAAGTAATTCCTTTGTATCTTTGATTCCTGCTATGCTGATTTTAGTGCTGTTCTGGACAATTCGTGTTCCGCTGCATTTTAATATTACTGAATTCATTCAAAGTATCTTTTCACCGTTGCTTCATGCATTAAATAGTTTGCCTGGTATTTTGCTCTACACATTTTTAGTAAGTTTATTGTGGTGCGCAGGAATCCATGGAGACATGACATTAGAAGGTGTTGCAGATCCAATATTTTTAGCCTTTGTTGCAGCAAATGCTTCTGCATATGCCAAAGGAGAAGCACTTCCTTATATCACTGCTTCAGGTTTTTCCAGCTTATTTGTTAATGTAGGCGGAACAGGAGCAACATTAACCTTAGTTCTTCTGATGATTTTCTCAAAATCAAAAACTTATAAGGAATTGGGAAAGGTAGCTCTGCCAGGTTCGATTTTTGAAATAAATGAGCCAGTAATTTTCGGGTTTCCGATTATCATGAACCCACTGATGATGATTCCTTTCATCCTGATTCCGTTAGTATTGGCTGCCAGCAGTTATTTTCTTATGTCCATTGGATTGGTTGGCAGACCGATGATGATGGTTCCCTGGACAATGCCCCCGATTATTGGACCTTTAATGGCTACTGGCTGGGACATAAGAGCCGCAATCTGGTCTGCACTTGAAATTGTCATTGCTATTGTTATTTATATGCCGTTTTTCAAGATTGCTGAAAAACAAATGTTGGAGAATGAAAATCACACACTTGAAACAACGGATATTGAAGTTGATGGAGTTGCAGAAAATTGA
- a CDS encoding PTS sugar transporter subunit IIB produces the protein MRNIVLFCAAGMSTSLLVHKMKEAAEKENYECKINAYALASTKDKGKDADIILLGPQVRFSKAKVEKDCPGKIIECIDMQVYGTMNGAKVIAQVKKALGD, from the coding sequence ATGAGAAACATTGTTTTGTTTTGTGCGGCAGGAATGTCCACCAGCCTCTTGGTTCATAAGATGAAAGAGGCAGCTGAAAAAGAAAATTACGAGTGTAAAATCAATGCCTATGCACTTGCAAGCACCAAGGACAAGGGGAAGGATGCAGATATCATCCTGCTGGGGCCTCAGGTTCGTTTCAGTAAGGCAAAAGTAGAAAAGGACTGTCCAGGTAAGATCATTGAATGCATTGATATGCAGGTATATGGCACTATGAACGGTGCAAAGGTCATAGCTCAGGTCAAAAAAGCTTTGGGCGATTGA
- a CDS encoding PTS lactose/cellobiose transporter subunit IIA translates to MDIEMIVMKLVVCGGNARSTAIEALRSAKNGDFKHADQLMEDAEKTIQEAHEVQTEMIQNELNGKKAEVGLLMVHAQDHLMNAMTVMDLCKEMIDILRIK, encoded by the coding sequence ATGGATATTGAAATGATTGTTATGAAGCTTGTAGTCTGCGGAGGGAACGCAAGAAGCACTGCGATTGAAGCACTGCGTTCGGCAAAAAATGGTGATTTTAAACATGCAGACCAGTTGATGGAAGATGCAGAAAAGACGATTCAGGAAGCACATGAGGTCCAGACAGAAATGATCCAGAATGAGTTAAACGGCAAAAAGGCAGAAGTCGGGCTTTTAATGGTTCATGCCCAGGATCATCTGATGAATGCCATGACGGTCATGGACCTGTGCAAAGAAATGATTGATATTTTAAGAATAAAATAA
- a CDS encoding BglG family transcription antiterminator: MDRRKRQILDILSDSEYYTAEDLAGQICIGTKTIRNLLKEMNQEIEPYGALILSKYGVGYYLNVSDKEKFGSFIQDTHHSDKYLPDTSEERIQYLLEYLFNSPSYVKLDELSDSLYISKRTLTADLKEVEQYLNKFNIKIIRKPNYGIKLEGGEFEARLCIASFSGKRLHKGNQSMDEIAACVSDVLKRNDFLIPGAAYQNLVVHLYIAISRIMECHYVPMPEEPLKNLNGRYEYQIAKEIAEQIESTFHITFPEAEIVYITIHLAGKKMIYHADGADQNIIITQEISDLVTIMLERVYDLFKFDFRNDLELRMLLCQHLVPLSIRIKYDMDLKNPLLRDVKERFCLSYTMACNAVTVINEHFNILLSEDEIAYFAFAFAFALERKKSEIEKKNILLVCSSGRGSAKLLQYKYQNSFKEYINDITACDVGSIYKVDFSKYDYIFTTVPITVPVPLPILEVQYFLDDKDIVNVKKVLTSDKASSVRNYYEREMFLPHLKLQTKEEVLRCMCQFVMEKKNLPKEFYESVLKRERLAKTAFGNMVAMPHVYKAISEETFVCVGILDEPVDWEGQKVRAVFLVSIANKDHTSEELQRFYQMTAAFLLSQKQIQELVKKQDYDAFIEAMSSIEAQIPKEV; encoded by the coding sequence ATGGATAGGCGAAAGAGACAGATCCTGGATATTTTGTCAGACAGTGAATACTATACGGCAGAAGATCTTGCAGGGCAGATCTGTATCGGGACAAAGACCATTCGCAATCTGCTGAAAGAGATGAATCAGGAAATAGAGCCCTATGGGGCCTTAATTCTTTCAAAATATGGTGTAGGATATTATCTGAACGTTTCGGACAAAGAAAAGTTCGGTTCTTTTATTCAGGACACCCATCATTCCGATAAATATCTGCCTGATACGTCGGAGGAACGGATACAATACCTGCTGGAGTATCTGTTTAACAGCCCTTCCTATGTAAAATTGGATGAATTGAGTGACAGTCTGTATATCTCGAAGCGGACATTGACTGCGGATTTAAAGGAAGTAGAACAATACTTAAATAAATTTAATATAAAAATCATCCGAAAACCTAATTACGGAATTAAGCTGGAAGGAGGAGAGTTCGAAGCAAGATTGTGCATCGCGTCTTTTTCTGGAAAACGGCTTCATAAGGGCAATCAGAGTATGGATGAGATTGCGGCATGCGTATCGGATGTACTTAAAAGGAACGATTTTCTGATTCCCGGAGCTGCCTATCAGAACCTTGTTGTTCATCTCTACATAGCAATCAGCCGGATCATGGAATGCCATTATGTGCCCATGCCTGAGGAGCCTTTGAAGAATTTGAACGGACGGTATGAGTATCAGATCGCAAAAGAAATCGCGGAACAGATAGAATCCACATTCCACATCACATTCCCTGAGGCAGAGATCGTTTACATCACCATACACTTAGCAGGGAAGAAGATGATATACCATGCCGATGGAGCGGATCAGAATATCATCATCACCCAGGAAATCAGTGATCTGGTGACCATCATGCTGGAACGGGTGTATGATTTATTCAAATTTGATTTTCGCAATGATCTGGAGCTGCGCATGCTATTATGCCAGCATCTGGTGCCTTTAAGCATCAGGATCAAATATGATATGGACTTGAAGAATCCTCTTCTTCGGGATGTAAAGGAAAGGTTCTGCCTTTCCTATACCATGGCCTGCAATGCGGTCACAGTTATAAATGAACATTTTAATATCCTTTTGTCAGAAGATGAAATTGCATACTTTGCCTTTGCTTTCGCATTTGCTCTTGAGCGGAAAAAGTCTGAAATAGAGAAAAAGAATATACTTCTGGTATGCTCTTCCGGTCGGGGAAGTGCGAAGCTTCTTCAGTATAAATACCAGAATTCGTTTAAAGAATATATAAACGATATTACTGCCTGCGATGTGGGAAGTATTTATAAGGTGGATTTTTCAAAATATGACTACATCTTTACCACCGTACCCATCACGGTTCCCGTACCTCTTCCGATTCTGGAGGTTCAGTATTTTCTTGATGACAAAGACATTGTCAATGTAAAAAAGGTTCTTACTTCCGATAAGGCATCTTCCGTGCGGAATTACTATGAACGGGAGATGTTTCTGCCTCATTTAAAGCTGCAGACAAAGGAAGAGGTCCTTCGCTGTATGTGCCAGTTTGTGATGGAAAAGAAGAATCTTCCGAAAGAATTTTATGAATCCGTGTTAAAGAGGGAGAGGCTAGCCAAGACCGCTTTTGGCAACATGGTGGCAATGCCACACGTTTACAAGGCGATCAGTGAGGAGACATTTGTATGTGTTGGTATCCTTGATGAACCGGTGGACTGGGAAGGGCAGAAAGTACGCGCCGTTTTCCTGGTGTCCATAGCCAATAAGGATCATACCAGTGAAGAACTGCAGCGCTTTTATCAGATGACGGCAGCCTTTCTATTAAGCCAGAAACAAATCCAGGAGCTGGTCAAAAAGCAGGATTATGATGCATTTATAGAAGCCATGAGCAGCATAGAAGCCCAGATTCCAAAGGAAGTATGA
- the prfA gene encoding peptide chain release factor 1: MFDRLDDILVHYEELMQELNNPSVAEDQNRFRKLMKEQADLADLVETYTQYKKAKQTVEDSLALLEEESDEEMREMAKEELSDAKKQIEALEQELKILLLPKDPNDDKNIILEIRAGAGGDEAALFASELYRMYVNYAEGYHWKVELISVNENGIGGFKEVVAMITGKGAYSKMKYESGVHRVQRVPETESGGRIHTSTATVAVMPEAEEFDVVIEDKDVRIDVMRASGNGGQCVNTTDSAVRLTHMPTGIVIYSQTEKSQLQNKEKAFRLLRSKLFDLELEKRQNSEAEERRSQIGTGDRSEKIRTYNFPQGRVTDHRIKLTLYKIDSIMNGDIHELLDSLIAADQAARLSKLNEEI; this comes from the coding sequence ATGTTTGATAGATTAGATGATATTTTAGTTCATTATGAAGAATTGATGCAAGAGCTTAACAATCCTTCCGTAGCAGAGGATCAGAACCGGTTTCGTAAGCTGATGAAGGAGCAGGCGGATCTGGCGGATTTAGTAGAGACTTATACCCAGTATAAAAAGGCAAAACAGACCGTGGAAGACAGCCTGGCACTGCTGGAGGAAGAGAGCGACGAGGAGATGCGGGAGATGGCAAAGGAGGAATTATCCGATGCTAAGAAGCAGATCGAGGCGCTTGAGCAGGAGCTTAAGATTTTACTTTTACCTAAGGACCCTAACGACGATAAGAATATTATTCTGGAGATCCGTGCCGGAGCAGGCGGTGACGAGGCGGCTCTGTTCGCTTCCGAGCTGTACCGTATGTATGTAAATTATGCGGAGGGATATCACTGGAAGGTAGAGCTGATCAGCGTCAATGAAAATGGGATCGGCGGTTTTAAAGAAGTAGTTGCCATGATTACAGGTAAGGGCGCTTATTCCAAGATGAAATATGAAAGCGGTGTCCACCGGGTACAGCGGGTTCCGGAGACAGAGAGCGGTGGCAGAATCCATACCTCCACGGCGACTGTTGCAGTTATGCCCGAAGCAGAAGAGTTTGACGTAGTGATCGAGGATAAAGATGTGAGAATCGACGTTATGCGTGCTTCCGGAAACGGCGGACAGTGCGTAAATACTACCGACTCTGCCGTTCGTCTTACCCACATGCCTACGGGAATCGTGATTTACAGCCAGACGGAAAAATCACAGCTTCAGAATAAAGAAAAGGCCTTCCGGTTATTGCGTTCCAAGCTTTTTGATTTAGAACTTGAGAAAAGGCAGAATTCGGAGGCCGAGGAAAGAAGAAGCCAGATCGGTACCGGAGACCGTTCTGAAAAGATCCGGACCTATAATTTTCCCCAGGGCCGTGTAACGGATCACAGAATCAAGCTGACTCTTTATAAGATTGATTCCATTATGAATGGGGACATTCATGAGCTTCTGGATTCTCTCATTGCTGCGGATCAGGCTGCGCGCTTAAGCAAGTTAAACGAAGAGATATAA
- the prmC gene encoding peptide chain release factor N(5)-glutamine methyltransferase, translating into MNLTLQHLLEEGTEKLSRAGVEEASLDSRYLLFEAFRTDMVHFLIDRNRVLPEEDSSLDAVSKYRTMIEKRSRRIPLQQITGSREFMGLEFFVNEHVLIPRQDTETLVELVLKDYKGKQPEVLDLCTGSGCIAVSLAKLGGFDRVTAVDISREALKVAERNVGELLGEGKVALIESDLFALLEEEKTFDVIVSNPPYIPTKVIEGLQPEVRDHEPMLALDGKEDGLYFYRKLALESRHHLTLGGAVYFEIGYDQGEAVSGLLKDAGFGEIQVVKDAAGLDRVVCSRIPVSP; encoded by the coding sequence ATGAATCTGACTTTACAGCATTTATTAGAAGAAGGAACAGAAAAGCTGTCAAGGGCAGGAGTGGAAGAGGCATCTCTTGATTCCAGATACCTGCTTTTTGAGGCATTCCGCACGGATATGGTCCATTTTCTTATAGACAGAAACAGAGTGCTTCCGGAAGAGGACTCTTCTCTTGATGCCGTTTCCAAATACCGGACCATGATAGAGAAGCGTTCCAGGAGGATCCCCCTTCAGCAGATTACAGGAAGCCGGGAGTTCATGGGCCTTGAATTTTTTGTAAATGAGCATGTGCTGATTCCAAGGCAGGATACGGAAACTCTGGTGGAGCTGGTCTTAAAGGATTATAAAGGAAAGCAGCCGGAAGTACTGGATCTATGTACGGGAAGCGGCTGCATCGCCGTCAGCCTTGCAAAGCTTGGTGGATTTGACCGCGTAACTGCTGTGGATATCTCCAGGGAAGCCCTTAAGGTGGCGGAAAGGAATGTGGGGGAGCTTTTAGGAGAGGGAAAGGTCGCTTTGATAGAAAGCGATTTATTTGCCTTATTAGAGGAAGAGAAAACGTTTGATGTGATCGTGTCAAATCCTCCCTATATTCCAACGAAAGTAATAGAAGGACTGCAGCCGGAAGTCCGGGACCATGAGCCGATGCTGGCCCTTGACGGGAAGGAAGACGGTTTGTATTTTTACAGAAAGCTTGCCTTGGAAAGCCGCCATCATTTAACCCTGGGAGGTGCGGTTTATTTTGAGATCGGCTATGACCAGGGAGAGGCTGTCAGCGGTTTATTAAAGGATGCCGGTTTTGGAGAGATCCAGGTGGTTAAAGATGCGGCAGGACTGGACCGCGTGGTTTGTTCACGAATACCCGTGAGCCCTTAA
- a CDS encoding DUF1385 domain-containing protein: protein MKYSGIGGQAVIEGVMMKNGDEYATAVRKPDGTIEVKKDTYVSMGEKVKLFSLPFIRGIFSFVDSMVLGMRALTFSASFFEDDEEDMEPSKFEKFLERLFGEKMEKALMSIVMAFSVVMAILIFMVLPMFLANIFHSFIKSQTVMAILEGVIRIGIFIAYIGLVSRMEDIRRTFMYHGAEHKCINCLEHGLDLTVENVRNSSKEHKRCGTSFLLIVMIISILFFMVVRVNTLPLRILSRIVLIPVIAGVSYEFLRLAGRSNSKLVDLLSRPGMWMQGLTTKEPDDDMILVGIASVEAVFDWRGFLNRNFPEKRA from the coding sequence ATGAAGTATTCAGGAATCGGCGGGCAAGCCGTGATTGAAGGCGTTATGATGAAAAACGGGGATGAGTATGCCACAGCAGTCCGAAAGCCGGACGGCACCATTGAAGTGAAAAAGGATACTTATGTCAGCATGGGAGAAAAGGTGAAGCTTTTTTCTCTGCCATTTATCAGAGGTATATTCAGTTTTGTGGATTCCATGGTGTTAGGTATGAGGGCTTTGACCTTTTCAGCCAGCTTTTTTGAGGATGATGAGGAAGATATGGAGCCTTCCAAATTTGAAAAGTTTTTGGAACGGTTGTTTGGGGAGAAGATGGAAAAGGCATTGATGAGTATAGTGATGGCATTTTCCGTGGTAATGGCCATCCTTATTTTCATGGTGTTGCCGATGTTTCTTGCTAATATATTCCATAGTTTTATAAAGTCCCAGACGGTTATGGCGATTTTAGAAGGTGTGATCCGTATCGGAATCTTTATCGCTTACATCGGTTTGGTTTCACGCATGGAGGATATCCGAAGGACCTTTATGTACCATGGAGCAGAGCACAAGTGCATCAACTGCCTGGAGCACGGGCTTGATCTTACTGTGGAAAATGTCAGAAACAGCTCCAAGGAACATAAGCGCTGCGGAACCAGCTTTCTCCTGATCGTCATGATCATCAGCATCCTGTTTTTCATGGTGGTAAGAGTGAATACGCTGCCCCTTCGGATCCTCAGCCGGATTGTACTGATTCCGGTCATAGCCGGAGTATCTTATGAATTTTTACGGCTGGCAGGGCGCAGCAATTCAAAACTGGTGGATTTATTAAGCCGTCCAGGAATGTGGATGCAGGGACTGACCACTAAGGAACCGGACGATGATATGATTTTAGTGGGGATTGCTTCTGTAGAGGCTGTGTTTGACTGGAGGGGATTTCTTAACAGGAATTTCCCGGAGAAGAGGGCATGA
- the rpmE gene encoding 50S ribosomal protein L31, producing the protein MKEGIHPNYYQAKVVCNCGNEFVTGSTKEDIHVEVCSKCHSFYTGQQKAASARGRIDKFNRKYGVKAEA; encoded by the coding sequence ATGAAAGAGGGAATCCATCCAAATTATTACCAGGCAAAAGTTGTTTGCAACTGCGGTAATGAATTTGTAACTGGTTCTACAAAGGAAGATATCCACGTAGAGGTTTGTTCTAAATGCCATTCATTCTACACCGGTCAGCAGAAGGCTGCTTCCGCTCGTGGACGTATTGATAAATTCAATCGTAAATATGGCGTTAAGGCTGAAGCATAA
- the rho gene encoding transcription termination factor Rho: MREKLQTLPLAELKELAKAQGIKGCSSMRKAEIIDLLCEKEEEAPAFPASPGNVSVEKAEEVKKEVFKTVTAQPAAQTQPHTDSAGQQGQANGDQQMQSAAGSQRKTVVRSYRPEGQQRPTGYRPAQGNSTEPSARSEARSETAPEEQRGDFQPSPELQELDSGIEAHGILEVMPDGFGFIRCENYLPGENDVYVAPSQIRRFNMKTGDIIHGSRRVKTAAEKFAALLYVKKINGYPTSAAERRPNFENMTPIFPDERLHMETQGGKNTTAMRVLDLLAPIGKGQRGMIVSPPKAGKTTLLKDVAKAITVNHPEIHLMILLIDERPEEVTDIKESIYGINVEVLYSTFDELPDRHKRVSEMVIERAKRLVEHGRDVVILLDSITRLARAYNLTVAPSGRTLSGGLDPAALHMPKRFFGAARNMREGGSLTVLATALVDTGSRMDDVIYEEFKGTGNMELVLDRKLSEKRIFPAIDILKSGTRRDDLLLTREEAEAVDIIRKATNTLKPEDAVEKILDLFSRTRNNREFVETSKKMRFY; encoded by the coding sequence ATGCGTGAAAAATTACAAACATTGCCGTTAGCGGAATTAAAGGAGCTTGCCAAAGCCCAGGGAATCAAGGGGTGCAGTTCCATGCGAAAAGCTGAAATTATAGATTTACTTTGCGAAAAGGAAGAGGAGGCTCCTGCTTTTCCTGCTTCGCCGGGGAATGTTTCAGTGGAAAAGGCGGAGGAAGTAAAAAAAGAGGTTTTTAAAACTGTTACGGCACAACCAGCTGCTCAGACCCAGCCTCATACGGATTCTGCAGGCCAGCAGGGGCAGGCGAACGGGGATCAGCAGATGCAGTCAGCGGCCGGCAGCCAAAGAAAGACGGTTGTCCGTTCCTATCGGCCGGAAGGGCAGCAAAGGCCCACAGGCTATCGGCCGGCACAGGGAAACAGCACAGAGCCATCCGCCAGGAGTGAGGCAAGGTCCGAAACTGCTCCGGAAGAACAAAGAGGTGATTTTCAGCCAAGCCCTGAACTGCAGGAACTGGACAGCGGTATCGAGGCTCATGGAATTCTGGAGGTCATGCCAGATGGCTTTGGTTTCATCCGCTGTGAAAACTACCTTCCAGGTGAAAATGACGTCTACGTGGCTCCTTCTCAGATCCGCCGGTTCAACATGAAAACCGGAGACATCATTCATGGAAGCCGCAGAGTGAAAACAGCGGCAGAAAAGTTTGCTGCCCTTCTATATGTAAAGAAAATCAATGGTTATCCAACCAGTGCGGCGGAACGCCGTCCGAATTTTGAAAATATGACTCCCATATTTCCGGATGAAAGGCTTCATATGGAAACCCAGGGAGGAAAGAATACCACCGCCATGCGTGTCCTGGATCTTTTAGCTCCTATTGGAAAGGGGCAGAGGGGTATGATCGTATCCCCGCCAAAGGCAGGAAAAACGACCCTGCTTAAAGATGTGGCAAAGGCCATAACCGTTAACCATCCGGAGATTCATCTCATGATTCTATTGATTGATGAGCGTCCTGAGGAGGTTACGGATATTAAGGAATCCATTTACGGAATTAATGTGGAAGTGCTCTACTCCACCTTTGACGAGCTTCCGGACCGCCATAAGAGAGTGTCAGAAATGGTGATCGAAAGGGCCAAGCGTCTTGTTGAGCATGGCCGGGATGTGGTGATTCTGTTAGACAGCATTACCCGTCTGGCAAGAGCTTATAACCTGACGGTTGCTCCAAGCGGACGTACCTTATCCGGCGGTCTGGATCCGGCTGCCCTTCATATGCCAAAGCGTTTCTTTGGTGCCGCCAGAAACATGAGGGAGGGAGGCAGCCTTACCGTTCTCGCCACCGCTCTTGTGGATACGGGAAGCCGTATGGATGACGTTATTTATGAGGAATTTAAGGGAACCGGCAACATGGAACTGGTTCTCGACCGGAAGCTGTCTGAGAAGAGGATCTTCCCTGCCATTGACATTCTTAAGTCTGGCACCAGAAGGGATGACCTGCTGCTTACAAGGGAAGAAGCGGAAGCGGTTGATATCATAAGAAAGGCTACTAATACCCTGAAACCGGAAGATGCAGTGGAGAAAATACTGGACTTATTCTCGAGGACAAGAAACAACAGGGAATTCGTGGAAACCTCCAAAAAAATGCGCTTTTACTAG
- a CDS encoding replication-associated recombination protein A: MDLFDYMRENTMKKESPLASRLRPSTLEEVVGQQHIIGRDKLLYRAIKADKLGSVIFYGPPGTGKTTLARVIANTTSGEFRQINATVAGKKDMEEIVKEAKDSLGMYGKKTILFVDEIHRFNKGQQDYLLPFVEDGTLTLIGATTENPYFEVNGALLSRSRVFELKPLEKEDIRKLVHRAVYDKDKGMGSYNAVIDEEAEEFLADVSNGDARAALNAVELGVMTTDRDPSDGKIHISLQVAEECIQKRVVRYDKTGDNHYDTISAFIKSMRGSDPDAAVYYLARMLYAGEDIKFIARRIMICAAEDVGNADPQALILAVAAAQAAERIGLPEAQIILAEAVTYVASAPKSNAACMAVFEALDTVQNQKTMPVPVHLQDSHYKGAAKLGHGQGYLYAHDYPGNYVKQQYLPDGMEDISFYHPTENGYERRIKEHLKELKK, encoded by the coding sequence ATGGATTTGTTTGATTATATGAGAGAAAATACCATGAAAAAAGAGTCCCCCCTTGCATCAAGGCTTCGGCCGTCAACGCTTGAAGAGGTAGTGGGGCAGCAGCATATCATTGGCAGGGATAAACTGCTCTACCGGGCCATTAAGGCGGACAAGCTGGGGTCTGTGATTTTCTACGGTCCTCCGGGAACCGGTAAAACCACTCTGGCAAGGGTGATTGCCAACACCACCAGCGGAGAGTTCAGACAGATCAACGCCACGGTAGCCGGAAAAAAAGACATGGAAGAAATCGTGAAGGAAGCCAAGGATTCCTTAGGAATGTATGGCAAAAAGACCATCTTGTTCGTGGATGAGATCCATCGTTTTAACAAGGGGCAGCAGGATTATCTGCTTCCATTTGTGGAGGATGGGACGCTGACTCTCATAGGGGCCACTACAGAGAATCCTTATTTTGAAGTAAATGGCGCTCTTCTTTCAAGATCCAGGGTATTTGAGTTAAAGCCCCTGGAAAAGGAGGATATCAGGAAACTGGTCCACCGGGCGGTATATGACAAGGATAAGGGAATGGGCTCCTATAACGCCGTGATTGACGAAGAGGCGGAAGAATTTCTGGCGGATGTTTCCAATGGAGATGCAAGAGCCGCTTTAAATGCGGTGGAGCTGGGAGTTATGACCACGGACCGGGATCCGTCGGACGGAAAAATCCATATCAGTCTCCAGGTGGCAGAAGAGTGCATTCAAAAGCGGGTAGTGCGCTATGATAAAACAGGAGACAATCATTATGATACCATATCGGCCTTCATAAAGAGCATGCGGGGATCGGACCCCGACGCGGCCGTGTACTATCTGGCAAGAATGCTTTATGCGGGTGAAGATATAAAGTTCATTGCCAGAAGAATCATGATCTGTGCTGCGGAGGATGTAGGAAATGCAGATCCCCAGGCTCTTATTTTGGCGGTGGCAGCAGCCCAGGCAGCGGAAAGGATCGGGCTTCCGGAAGCCCAGATCATTCTGGCGGAAGCGGTCACCTATGTGGCCTCAGCACCTAAGAGCAATGCGGCCTGCATGGCGGTGTTTGAGGCTTTGGATACAGTACAAAACCAGAAAACCATGCCTGTGCCGGTTCATCTGCAGGATTCCCATTATAAGGGAGCCGCAAAGCTGGGCCATGGGCAGGGCTATCTTTATGCCCATGATTATCCGGGCAACTATGTGAAACAGCAGTATCTTCCGGACGGGATGGAGGACATATCGTTCTATCATCCTACGGAAAATGGCTATGAACGTAGAATCAAAGAGCATTTAAAGGAACTGAAAAAATAA